The following are encoded in a window of Variovorax paradoxus genomic DNA:
- a CDS encoding putative quinol monooxygenase yields MILVIGHALAKADTLQAMLAISVEHVLRSRAEPGCISHDVTTDVQDPLRLTFVERWNDMAALQAHFRVDASRAFAKALAAMADGTPSIHVYQSEEIDLSAGRAKA; encoded by the coding sequence ATGATCCTCGTCATCGGACACGCCCTCGCCAAGGCCGACACCCTGCAGGCGATGCTGGCCATCAGCGTGGAGCACGTGCTGCGCTCGCGCGCGGAGCCCGGCTGCATCTCGCACGACGTCACGACCGACGTGCAGGACCCGCTGCGGTTGACCTTCGTGGAGCGCTGGAACGACATGGCGGCGCTGCAGGCGCACTTTCGCGTCGACGCATCGCGCGCTTTCGCCAAGGCGCTCGCGGCCATGGCCGACGGCACGCCGTCGATCCATGTCTACCAGTCGGAAGAGATCGACCTGTCGGCGGGCCGCGCCAAGGCCTGA
- the gshA gene encoding glutamate--cysteine ligase — translation MSNRLQERLGALPAARLKGMRRGIEKESLRALPDGKLALTPHPLALGSALTHPHITTDFSESQLELITGVHAGVESAIEELTRVHQFTYRVLDQLGDERLWVSSMPCGLPTDETIPIGRYGSSNVGRAKSVYRMGLSHRYGRRMQTISGIHYNWSLPDVSSEEYFALIRNFRRHAFLLLYLFGASPALCSSFVAGRPHALQPLGDGSMYMPHGTSLRMGPLGYQSEAQASLAVSYNSLEGYGASLQDALTRPWPAYEAIGIRNLGGDYNQLGTSLLQIENEFYGTIRPKRVIHSGERPLHALRERGVEYVEVRLMDLDPFETVGINAQTMRFIDVFLLHCLLSDSPDDTPQEIADLAQNQHLTAARGREPGLKLRRDGRELGLADWGLELVEQCMPIAVALDAAQGGTQHVDAVRAARAGLENPDSLPSARVLAAIEQQHGNSFVGFVRAQSEQTRAALLALPFSAEQQAEFERMTAESIQAQKRIEAADTMPFEIYREQYVSPARLGMAPGRLPVAA, via the coding sequence ATGAGCAACAGATTGCAGGAGAGGCTGGGCGCACTCCCGGCCGCGCGATTGAAGGGAATGCGCCGCGGCATCGAGAAGGAAAGCCTGCGCGCGTTGCCCGACGGCAAGCTGGCCCTCACGCCGCATCCGCTGGCGCTGGGCTCGGCGCTCACGCATCCGCACATCACGACCGACTTCAGCGAGTCGCAGCTCGAACTCATCACGGGCGTGCACGCGGGCGTGGAGTCGGCCATTGAAGAGCTCACGCGGGTGCACCAGTTCACCTACCGCGTGCTCGACCAGCTCGGCGACGAGCGCCTGTGGGTGTCGAGCATGCCCTGCGGCCTGCCGACCGACGAGACCATTCCGATCGGCCGTTATGGCTCGTCGAACGTGGGCCGTGCCAAGAGCGTGTACCGCATGGGCCTGAGCCACCGCTATGGCCGCCGCATGCAGACCATTTCGGGCATCCACTACAACTGGTCGCTGCCCGATGTGTCGAGCGAAGAGTACTTCGCGCTCATCCGCAACTTCCGCCGCCACGCCTTCCTGCTGCTGTACCTGTTCGGCGCCTCGCCGGCCCTGTGTTCGAGCTTTGTCGCGGGCCGCCCGCACGCGCTGCAGCCACTGGGCGACGGCAGCATGTACATGCCGCACGGCACCTCGCTGCGCATGGGCCCCCTGGGCTACCAGAGCGAGGCCCAGGCTTCGCTGGCCGTGAGCTACAACAGCCTGGAGGGCTACGGCGCCTCGCTGCAGGACGCGCTCACGCGCCCCTGGCCGGCCTACGAGGCCATCGGCATCCGCAACCTCGGCGGCGACTACAACCAGCTGGGCACCAGCCTGCTGCAGATCGAGAACGAGTTCTACGGCACCATCCGCCCCAAGCGCGTCATTCACTCCGGCGAGCGCCCGCTGCATGCGCTGCGCGAGCGCGGCGTGGAGTACGTCGAGGTGCGCCTGATGGACCTCGACCCCTTCGAGACCGTCGGCATCAACGCGCAGACCATGCGCTTCATCGACGTGTTCCTGCTGCATTGCCTTTTGAGCGACAGCCCCGACGACACGCCGCAGGAAATCGCCGACCTGGCGCAGAACCAGCACCTCACGGCCGCGCGCGGCCGCGAGCCGGGCCTGAAGCTGCGCCGCGACGGGCGCGAACTTGGCCTGGCCGATTGGGGCTTGGAACTCGTCGAACAATGCATGCCCATTGCCGTCGCGCTCGACGCGGCGCAAGGCGGCACGCAGCACGTCGACGCGGTGCGTGCCGCCCGGGCCGGCCTCGAGAACCCCGACAGCCTGCCGTCGGCGCGCGTGCTCGCGGCCATCGAGCAGCAGCACGGCAACTCGTTCGTCGGCTTCGTGCGCGCCCAATCGGAGCAGACCCGCGCCGCGCTGCTCGCGCTGCCGTTCTCGGCCGAGCAGCAGGCGGAGTTCGAGCGCATGACGGCCGAGTCGATCCAGGCGCAGAAACGCATCGAGGCGGCCGACACCATGCCTTTCGAGATCTACCGCGAGCAGTACGTCTCGCCGGCGCGCCTGGGCATGGCCCCCGGCCGCCTGCCGGTCGCCGCCTGA
- a CDS encoding response regulator transcription factor: MTLHAYLVEDSPVIRENLVGFLEDVADAHVVASASTADEALDWLSHHQRDWDLAIIDLFLQRGNGLAVIHACRHRAPHQKVVVLSNYATADMRERSQQLGADAFFDKSAELDQLVAYCATVQPSHG, encoded by the coding sequence ATGACGCTCCATGCCTACCTGGTCGAGGACAGCCCCGTGATCCGCGAGAACCTCGTCGGCTTTCTCGAGGATGTGGCCGATGCGCATGTGGTCGCGTCGGCCAGCACGGCCGACGAAGCGCTCGACTGGCTGAGCCACCACCAGCGCGACTGGGACCTGGCCATCATCGACCTGTTCCTGCAGCGCGGCAACGGGCTGGCCGTGATCCACGCCTGCCGCCACCGCGCCCCGCACCAGAAGGTGGTGGTGCTCAGCAACTACGCCACCGCCGACATGCGCGAGCGTTCGCAGCAGCTCGGCGCCGATGCCTTCTTCGACAAATCGGCCGAACTCGACCAGCTGGTCGCGTACTGCGCCACGGTCCAGCCGTCGCATGGGTGA
- a CDS encoding SDR family NAD(P)-dependent oxidoreductase codes for MSSNSTSIDFQGRVAIVTGAGGGLGRQHALALAARGAKVVVNDLGGARDGSGGSVGAAQAVVDEIKAAGGEAIANGASVTDFEAVQAMVQQAVDAWGRVDILINNAGILRDKSFAKMELDDFKLVVDVHLMGAVNCTKAVWALMNEQKYGRIVMTTSSSGLYGNFGQSNYGAAKLALVGLMQTLSIEGAKNDIRVNCLAPTAATRMTEDLFPKEMLEAFRPEAVVPAMLVLAAQDAPNRTILCAGAGTFEAAHITLTQGAWLGIAADTPEQLAARLSEVTAREGEAVPQSGAAQGANEVAKGMANAGRG; via the coding sequence ATGAGCAGCAACAGCACCTCCATCGACTTCCAGGGCCGCGTGGCCATCGTGACCGGCGCGGGCGGCGGCCTGGGCCGCCAGCACGCGCTGGCGCTGGCGGCGCGCGGCGCCAAGGTGGTGGTCAACGACCTGGGCGGCGCGCGCGACGGCTCCGGCGGCTCGGTCGGCGCCGCGCAGGCGGTGGTCGACGAGATCAAGGCGGCCGGCGGCGAGGCCATCGCCAACGGCGCCTCGGTGACCGATTTCGAGGCCGTGCAGGCCATGGTTCAGCAGGCGGTCGACGCCTGGGGCCGCGTCGACATCCTGATCAACAACGCCGGCATCCTGCGCGACAAGAGTTTCGCCAAGATGGAGCTGGACGACTTCAAGCTCGTGGTCGACGTGCACCTGATGGGCGCCGTGAACTGCACCAAGGCCGTCTGGGCGCTCATGAACGAGCAGAAGTACGGCCGCATCGTGATGACCACGTCGTCGTCGGGCCTGTACGGCAACTTCGGCCAGAGCAACTACGGCGCCGCCAAGCTGGCGCTGGTGGGCCTCATGCAGACGCTGAGCATCGAAGGCGCCAAGAACGACATCCGCGTGAACTGCCTGGCGCCCACCGCTGCCACGCGCATGACGGAAGACCTGTTCCCCAAGGAAATGCTCGAGGCCTTCCGCCCCGAAGCCGTGGTGCCCGCCATGCTGGTGCTGGCCGCGCAGGACGCGCCCAACCGCACCATCCTCTGTGCCGGTGCCGGCACCTTCGAGGCCGCGCACATCACGCTCACGCAGGGCGCCTGGCTGGGCATTGCCGCCGACACGCCCGAGCAGCTCGCCGCGCGCCTGTCGGAAGTGACTGCGCGCGAGGGCGAGGCCGTGCCGCAGAGCGGTGCCGCCCAGGGCGCGAACGAAGTGGCCAAGGGCATGGCGAACGCCGGCCGGGGCTGA
- a CDS encoding HPF/RaiA family ribosome-associated protein, giving the protein MQIQVNTSNGITNKDTLERWADTEIKQHLSRFVEDVTRVEVHLSDENHDKAGAGDKCCVMEARLAHHQPLAVTQHAASLDEAFRGAADKLKRLLDNTLGRLNNHRDRGSIRRDGEGFVAE; this is encoded by the coding sequence ATGCAGATTCAGGTCAACACGAGCAATGGCATCACCAACAAGGACACGCTGGAGCGCTGGGCCGACACCGAAATCAAGCAGCACCTGAGCCGTTTCGTCGAGGACGTGACGCGCGTCGAGGTGCACCTGAGCGACGAGAACCACGACAAGGCCGGCGCCGGCGACAAGTGCTGCGTAATGGAAGCGCGCCTGGCGCACCACCAGCCGCTCGCCGTGACACAGCATGCCGCCAGCCTCGATGAGGCCTTCCGCGGCGCGGCCGACAAGCTCAAGCGCCTGCTCGACAACACGCTGGGCCGCCTCAACAACCACCGCGACCGCGGTTCGATCCGCCGGGACGGCGAAGGCTTCGTCGCCGAATAG
- a CDS encoding CBS domain-containing protein — protein sequence MKPVSELLKRHDSAAWRTAPDTSVFDALATLAHFEVGALMVMDGEKLVGFLSERDYTRKVALQGKNSKEVKVAEIMTPDVMTVTPQTQTHACMALMSQRKFRHLPVVDGDKVVGMISIQDLMDDIISEHEQTITQLTSYIQS from the coding sequence ATGAAACCTGTCTCCGAACTGCTCAAGCGCCACGATTCCGCCGCCTGGCGCACCGCGCCCGACACCAGCGTGTTCGACGCGCTGGCCACACTGGCGCATTTCGAAGTGGGCGCGCTCATGGTGATGGACGGCGAGAAGCTCGTGGGCTTTCTGTCCGAGCGCGATTACACCCGCAAGGTGGCGCTGCAGGGCAAGAACTCCAAGGAGGTGAAGGTCGCCGAGATCATGACGCCCGACGTGATGACCGTCACCCCGCAGACCCAGACCCACGCCTGCATGGCGCTCATGAGCCAGCGCAAGTTCCGCCATCTGCCCGTGGTCGACGGCGACAAGGTGGTCGGCATGATCTCCATCCAAGACCTGATGGACGACATCATTTCCGAGCACGAGCAGACCATCACGCAGCTGACCTCGTACATCCAAAGTTGA
- a CDS encoding cell envelope protein SmpA gives MVQRLAAAALLAATTILSATVAHAQRPSPPPGPLTDGFLCCNMRTYGDSISDINYDEQGTRIVAVGTPARITAYDFRFFNVDLAGKPQRIKNDYSRNITLIDFAQRYVVTEDPKRKIASFPPAVGAAIVAGKVMPGMTREQVLMAIGYPVAGENPSLDAPVWRYWRDSWSEFQVAFDEKGLVKNVVGDAVALSRVLATTP, from the coding sequence ATGGTCCAGCGCCTTGCCGCCGCCGCCCTGCTCGCGGCCACCACCATCCTGTCCGCCACCGTGGCGCATGCCCAGCGCCCGTCGCCGCCGCCCGGCCCGCTGACCGACGGTTTCCTGTGCTGCAACATGCGGACGTACGGCGACTCGATCAGCGACATCAACTACGACGAGCAGGGCACCCGCATCGTGGCGGTGGGCACGCCGGCGCGCATCACGGCCTACGATTTCCGCTTCTTCAACGTCGATCTCGCAGGCAAGCCGCAGCGCATCAAGAACGACTACAGCCGCAACATCACGCTGATCGACTTCGCCCAACGCTACGTCGTCACCGAGGACCCGAAACGCAAGATCGCGAGCTTCCCGCCCGCCGTGGGCGCGGCCATCGTCGCGGGCAAGGTGATGCCCGGCATGACGCGCGAACAGGTGCTCATGGCCATCGGCTACCCGGTGGCCGGCGAGAACCCGAGCCTGGACGCGCCGGTGTGGCGCTACTGGCGCGACAGCTGGTCGGAGTTCCAGGTGGCCTTCGACGAAAAGGGCCTCGTGAAGAACGTCGTGGGCGACGCCGTGGCGCTGAGCCGCGTGCTCGCCACCACGCCCTGA
- the ylqF gene encoding ribosome biogenesis GTPase YlqF gives MAIQWFPGHMYSTQKAITERVKDIDVVIELLDARLPGSSANPMLAELTAGRPTLKVLNKQDLADPERTKLWLAHYNALPATRAIGLDASQTTPAQQIVKACHELSPNRGGMAKPMRVLICGIPNVGKSTLINTLTGGRKAKTGDEAGITKLEQRITLADDFYLWDTPGMLWPRIIVPKSGYNLAASGAVGRNAFDEEEVALELLDYLKSNYAEGLVARFKLTELDAATLASMKDEDVLDTIGRKRGALLGKGKVNLQKAAEIVMHEFRAGNLGRVTLETPEEFAQWLAAGQRADAERAAKKAARGKKGKQKPEAAPADGSRTADE, from the coding sequence ATGGCGATCCAGTGGTTCCCCGGTCACATGTATTCGACCCAGAAGGCCATCACCGAGCGGGTGAAGGACATCGACGTGGTGATCGAGCTGCTCGACGCGCGCCTGCCCGGCTCCAGCGCCAACCCGATGCTGGCCGAACTCACGGCCGGGCGGCCCACGCTGAAGGTGCTCAACAAGCAGGACCTGGCCGACCCCGAGCGCACGAAGCTTTGGCTCGCGCACTACAACGCGCTGCCCGCCACGCGCGCCATCGGGCTCGATGCGAGCCAGACCACGCCCGCGCAGCAGATCGTCAAGGCCTGCCACGAGCTGTCGCCCAACCGCGGCGGCATGGCCAAGCCGATGCGCGTGCTGATCTGCGGCATTCCCAACGTGGGCAAGTCGACCCTCATCAACACGCTGACCGGCGGACGCAAGGCCAAGACCGGCGACGAGGCCGGCATCACCAAGCTCGAGCAGCGCATCACGCTGGCCGACGACTTCTACCTGTGGGACACGCCCGGCATGCTGTGGCCGCGCATCATCGTGCCCAAGAGCGGCTACAACCTCGCCGCCAGCGGCGCGGTGGGGCGCAATGCTTTCGATGAGGAAGAGGTGGCGCTGGAACTGCTCGACTACCTCAAGTCGAACTACGCCGAGGGCCTCGTCGCGCGCTTCAAGCTCACGGAGCTCGACGCGGCCACGCTGGCTTCCATGAAGGACGAGGACGTGCTCGACACCATCGGCCGCAAGCGCGGCGCGCTGCTGGGCAAGGGCAAGGTCAATCTGCAGAAGGCCGCCGAGATCGTGATGCACGAGTTCCGCGCCGGCAACCTGGGGCGCGTCACGCTCGAGACGCCCGAAGAGTTTGCGCAATGGCTGGCCGCCGGCCAGCGCGCCGACGCCGAGCGTGCCGCGAAGAAGGCGGCGCGTGGCAAGAAGGGCAAGCAGAAGCCCGAAGCCGCGCCCGCGGACGGCAGTCGCACGGCGGACGAGTGA
- a CDS encoding Fur family transcriptional regulator, whose protein sequence is MQRLTRQRNAVFSAFSDAGRVLTAPEILEHARAIVPEISLSTVYRQVALLLADGEIAKVELPGEPARYEVACKADPHDHHSHGAGEGEAGAAGHHHHHYFHCSHCGQVFLLHACPGPMHDLAPKGFQVTHHEVTLHGLCAVCVEAGAKAPKAHPPH, encoded by the coding sequence ATGCAACGTCTCACGCGCCAGCGCAACGCCGTTTTCTCCGCCTTCAGCGACGCCGGTCGCGTGCTGACCGCCCCCGAAATCCTTGAACACGCACGGGCCATCGTGCCCGAGATCAGCCTGTCGACGGTGTACCGCCAGGTTGCGCTGCTGCTGGCCGACGGCGAGATCGCCAAGGTCGAGCTGCCGGGCGAACCGGCGCGCTACGAAGTGGCCTGCAAGGCCGACCCGCACGACCACCATTCGCACGGCGCAGGCGAGGGCGAGGCCGGTGCTGCGGGGCATCACCACCATCACTACTTCCATTGCTCGCACTGCGGGCAGGTGTTCCTGCTGCACGCGTGCCCGGGGCCGATGCACGACCTGGCGCCCAAGGGCTTCCAGGTGACGCACCACGAGGTCACGCTGCACGGCCTGTGCGCGGTGTGCGTCGAGGCCGGTGCGAAAGCACCCAAGGCGCACCCGCCGCACTGA
- the ykgO gene encoding type B 50S ribosomal protein L36 — translation MQVLSSLKEAKKRHRDCQVVTRRGRTYVICKSNPRFKARQGGAKNKNKR, via the coding sequence ATGCAAGTCCTGTCCTCGCTCAAAGAAGCCAAGAAGCGCCACCGCGATTGCCAGGTGGTGACGCGGCGCGGCCGCACCTACGTCATCTGCAAGTCCAACCCGCGCTTCAAGGCGCGGCAGGGCGGCGCGAAAAACAAGAACAAGCGCTGA
- a CDS encoding ABC transporter ATP-binding protein: MLRASGLTKRYGAHTALDRLDLDIRGGDIYCLLGANGAGKTTTINLFLNFIAPTDGTVEINGTDVTRHPVATKQDVAYIPEQVTLYGTLSGLENLRFFAGLALGHELPRERLLALMTEVGLDHSAADKRVSMYSKGMRQKVWIAVALAKQAKALLLDEPTSGLDPHAAAEFSDLLRRAADRGVAVLTTTHDLFHAQQTATRVGIMKRGRLVESLEGAQIGQTDLQSLYLQHMRA, from the coding sequence ATGCTCCGAGCCTCCGGCCTCACCAAACGCTACGGCGCGCACACCGCGCTCGACCGTCTCGACCTCGACATCCGCGGCGGCGACATCTACTGCCTGCTGGGCGCCAACGGCGCGGGCAAGACGACGACCATCAACCTGTTCCTGAACTTCATCGCGCCGACCGACGGCACGGTGGAGATCAACGGCACCGACGTCACGCGCCATCCGGTGGCGACCAAGCAGGACGTGGCGTACATCCCCGAGCAGGTCACGCTGTACGGCACGCTCTCGGGCCTGGAGAACCTGCGCTTCTTCGCGGGCCTGGCGCTCGGCCACGAACTGCCGCGCGAGCGCCTGCTCGCGCTGATGACCGAGGTGGGGCTCGACCACTCGGCCGCCGACAAGCGCGTCAGCATGTACTCCAAGGGCATGCGGCAGAAGGTGTGGATCGCGGTGGCGCTGGCCAAGCAGGCCAAGGCGCTGCTGCTCGACGAGCCCACCTCGGGGCTCGACCCGCACGCCGCCGCCGAGTTCTCCGACCTGCTGCGTCGCGCGGCCGACCGCGGCGTGGCCGTGCTCACCACCACGCACGACCTGTTCCATGCGCAGCAGACCGCCACGCGCGTCGGGATCATGAAGCGCGGCCGCTTGGTTGAAAGCCTCGAAGGCGCGCAGATCGGGCAGACCGACCTGCAGTCGCTCTACCTTCAACACATGAGGGCCTGA
- a CDS encoding ABC transporter permease subunit: MLMHWIARREFTERLRDGRLYWAGGLVAVLLFTALAVGWAHQRGAHAEQVAAQAMDYRDWLHQDQRHPHDAAHQGMHAFKPEPPLSMVDAGINPYIGSTVWLQAHRQSEVKFNAAQDATGLQRFGNLSVGWILQVLGPLLVIVLGFNAFAGEREQGILRQTLSLGVAPLRLLAGKALALSALLAVLLVPAALVAAVAVAVGAEAGGRIDALLRLGAWSLGYAVYLGIFVFLVLGVSALSSTSRMAITVLLALWIGQAVMAPRVLSELSRTWFPSPTRLEFNQALGAELKAVSNQVWQQNFGTTERWGRDVPLSKWGIALRLDDRASYPVYDRHYGRLWDTWEQQQKVQEWSGLLLPLLAVRSFSMGMAGTDFSHHRRFTTAAELHRRNIQDLMSKDLVAHADPLGDRHFSYQAPADLWATVPPFDYHPPGAGWALRHQARSFLVLCVGLLLAAAFAAFATLRQRAL; the protein is encoded by the coding sequence ATGCTGATGCACTGGATCGCCCGACGCGAATTCACCGAACGCCTGCGCGACGGCCGCCTGTACTGGGCCGGCGGTCTCGTGGCCGTGCTGCTCTTCACCGCGCTCGCCGTCGGCTGGGCACACCAGCGCGGCGCGCATGCCGAGCAGGTCGCCGCGCAGGCCATGGACTACCGCGACTGGCTGCACCAGGACCAGCGCCACCCGCACGATGCCGCGCACCAGGGCATGCATGCCTTCAAGCCCGAACCGCCGCTGTCGATGGTCGATGCGGGCATCAACCCCTACATCGGCAGCACCGTGTGGCTGCAGGCGCACCGCCAGAGCGAGGTCAAGTTCAACGCCGCGCAGGACGCGACCGGCCTGCAGCGCTTCGGCAACCTGTCGGTCGGCTGGATATTGCAGGTGCTCGGCCCGCTGCTGGTGATCGTGCTGGGCTTCAACGCCTTCGCGGGCGAGCGCGAGCAGGGCATCCTGCGCCAGACGCTGAGTCTGGGCGTGGCGCCGCTGCGCCTGCTGGCCGGCAAGGCGCTTGCGCTGTCGGCGCTGCTCGCGGTGCTGCTGGTGCCGGCGGCGCTGGTTGCGGCCGTCGCCGTGGCGGTGGGCGCGGAGGCGGGAGGGCGCATCGATGCGCTGCTGCGGCTGGGCGCGTGGTCGCTGGGCTACGCGGTATACCTCGGCATCTTCGTGTTCCTGGTGCTGGGCGTGTCGGCGCTGTCGTCGACGTCGCGCATGGCGATCACCGTGCTGCTCGCGCTGTGGATCGGGCAGGCCGTGATGGCGCCGCGCGTGCTCTCCGAACTCTCGCGCACGTGGTTCCCGAGCCCGACGCGGCTCGAGTTCAACCAGGCGCTCGGCGCGGAACTCAAGGCCGTGTCGAACCAGGTCTGGCAGCAGAACTTCGGCACCACCGAGCGCTGGGGCCGCGACGTGCCGCTGAGCAAGTGGGGCATCGCGCTGCGCCTGGACGACCGGGCTTCGTACCCCGTGTACGACCGCCACTACGGCCGCCTGTGGGACACCTGGGAACAGCAGCAGAAAGTGCAGGAGTGGAGCGGCCTGCTGCTGCCGCTGCTCGCGGTGCGCAGCTTCTCGATGGGCATGGCGGGCACCGACTTCTCGCACCACCGCCGATTCACCACGGCCGCCGAACTGCACCGCCGCAACATCCAGGACCTGATGAGCAAGGACCTCGTCGCGCATGCCGATCCGCTCGGCGATCGCCACTTCTCCTACCAGGCCCCGGCCGACCTCTGGGCCACCGTGCCGCCCTTCGATTACCACCCGCCGGGGGCGGGATGGGCGCTGCGGCACCAGGCGCGCAGCTTTCTCGTGTTGTGCGTCGGCTTGCTGCTCGCGGCGGCGTTCGCGGCCTTCGCCACCTTGCGCCAGCGCGCGCTCTGA
- a CDS encoding ABC transporter permease subunit: MSIHPPPQGRRLLAVMRQEVRLMLAERGLWVVGALFLLLVAYALGNGLLQTAKRDRAQAAVAQADRDTRTAQRALLEAIFAGTAQPTPFENPADPSRMASSYGGQHVLLPTAPLGPVALGQSDLFPSQYEVTNQSRVVFMNPSDIENPWHLLSGHFDLAFVIVYLLPLLIFALSYNLLSAERENGTLRLLLSQPLRLRTLLAGKLTVRAAVLLGPAVLLPVAVLWIARHAGFTAGGAGSATLWWALLVGAYALFWFALVVAVNAFGASSATNAMVLVIAWVLLVLVAPVLLNLAVTQASPAPSRTELATRQRVVTAEAMKRHQDLLGTEYQHVGQGAILVPRDGKIEIAGRSLANYRIQREVDEAIRPALARFDAQQAQQQALLGRFGAVSPAAVVYEGMTALAGNGARRHARFDAQTVAHHEAWKAFFFPRIDARDALMPADFERMPTFAWHEEPADLVRGQAALAVLQLLVPSLLLFGLAAWRLRRFSVA; encoded by the coding sequence ATGTCCATCCATCCTCCTCCCCAAGGCCGCCGCCTGCTGGCCGTGATGCGCCAGGAAGTCCGTTTGATGCTCGCCGAGCGCGGCCTGTGGGTCGTCGGCGCGCTGTTCCTTTTGCTCGTGGCCTATGCGCTCGGCAACGGCCTCCTGCAGACCGCCAAGCGCGACCGCGCTCAGGCGGCGGTGGCGCAGGCCGACCGCGACACCCGCACCGCACAGCGCGCGCTGCTCGAAGCCATCTTCGCCGGCACCGCGCAGCCCACGCCCTTCGAGAATCCGGCCGACCCCTCGCGCATGGCGAGCAGCTACGGCGGCCAGCACGTGCTGTTGCCGACCGCGCCGCTGGGCCCGGTCGCGCTGGGGCAGAGCGACCTGTTCCCGAGCCAGTACGAGGTCACGAACCAGAGCCGCGTCGTGTTCATGAACCCGAGCGACATCGAGAACCCGTGGCACCTGCTGAGCGGGCATTTCGACCTGGCCTTCGTCATCGTCTATTTGCTGCCGCTGTTGATCTTTGCGCTCAGCTACAACCTGCTGTCGGCGGAGCGCGAGAACGGCACCTTGCGCCTGCTGCTGTCGCAGCCGCTGCGGCTGCGCACGCTGCTTGCGGGCAAGCTCACGGTGCGCGCCGCGGTGCTGCTGGGGCCGGCCGTGCTGCTGCCGGTGGCGGTGTTGTGGATCGCGCGCCATGCGGGGTTCACGGCGGGCGGCGCGGGCAGCGCCACGCTGTGGTGGGCCTTGCTGGTGGGCGCCTATGCGCTGTTCTGGTTCGCGCTGGTGGTGGCGGTGAACGCCTTCGGCGCCTCGTCGGCGACGAATGCGATGGTGCTGGTCATCGCCTGGGTGCTGCTGGTGCTGGTGGCGCCGGTGCTGCTCAACCTGGCCGTCACGCAGGCCAGCCCCGCGCCCTCGCGCACCGAACTCGCCACGCGCCAGCGCGTGGTCACGGCCGAGGCGATGAAGCGCCACCAGGACCTGCTGGGCACCGAGTACCAGCACGTGGGGCAGGGCGCCATCCTCGTGCCGCGCGACGGGAAGATCGAGATCGCCGGCCGCTCGCTCGCCAACTACCGCATCCAGCGCGAGGTCGACGAAGCGATCCGCCCCGCACTCGCGCGCTTCGATGCGCAGCAGGCGCAACAGCAGGCACTGCTGGGCCGCTTCGGCGCCGTGTCGCCGGCGGCTGTGGTCTACGAAGGCATGACCGCGCTGGCCGGCAACGGCGCACGGCGCCATGCGCGCTTCGACGCCCAGACCGTGGCGCACCACGAGGCGTGGAAGGCCTTCTTCTTCCCGCGCATCGATGCGCGCGATGCGCTCATGCCGGCCGACTTCGAGCGCATGCCCACCTTCGCATGGCACGAGGAGCCCGCCGACCTCGTGCGCGGACAGGCCGCGCTGGCCGTGCTGCAACTGCTGGTGCCGAGCCTGCTGCTGTTCGGCCTCGCAGCCTGGCGGCTGCGGCGCTTCTCGGTCGCCTGA